One genomic window of Candidatus Nitrosopumilus sediminis includes the following:
- a CDS encoding MarR family transcriptional regulator gives MGGAKKPTAGNKDKSAGSKDTKKKKDKGEGGPKKAEITVKVNEQQALKIIQNSKVVTVQDLARQTGVKISAANAFLKESTNKGIVKRVGGYSGHHLYQAVSS, from the coding sequence ATGGGTGGAGCTAAAAAACCAACTGCTGGAAATAAAGACAAATCTGCAGGTTCTAAAGATACAAAGAAAAAGAAAGACAAGGGTGAAGGTGGCCCAAAGAAAGCAGAAATTACAGTTAAGGTTAATGAGCAACAAGCATTAAAAATTATTCAAAACTCCAAAGTTGTCACAGTCCAAGATCTTGCAAGACAAACAGGAGTTAAAATTTCTGCAGCAAATGCATTTCTAAAAGAATCTACAAACAAAGGAATTGTAAAAAGGGTTGGTGGATATTCAGGCCATCATCTATATCAAGCAGTATCTTCATAG
- a CDS encoding homospermidine biosynthesis protein — MDPHEFHGKDIPHIKLDPKMTIEELVDVFASSGFNGRQLGDAAKLYAKMIKEDATICLTISGAMTPVGFGGIVKTLIERGFVDWIVTTGANVYHEDHFAWGLPVKQGSFDVDDMKLYENEIVRIRDVYIKFHETLEAQDELVQKMFGDDFPDKPFTTAEFCNLMGKISKEKAKHPEKSFITTAYDYDVPVYISTMKDSSLALNLAVHRLRGKIYNLDFVREIIEQAAILHDSKKSGILELGGGVPKNTAQQTGPLLDQILKRDDGGQDYIIQITDARPDTGGLSGATLQEGKSWGKVQDAHNGMVTVYADATIAFPILALYVLSNQKTRKPKRLYKKLDKLYEKLSENYFKNPDNKINKSKKKN; from the coding sequence ATGGATCCACATGAATTTCACGGGAAAGATATTCCTCACATCAAACTAGATCCGAAAATGACCATAGAAGAGTTGGTGGATGTTTTTGCAAGTTCAGGATTTAATGGGAGACAGCTTGGAGATGCAGCAAAACTTTATGCTAAAATGATCAAAGAAGATGCAACAATCTGTCTTACAATCTCAGGGGCAATGACACCAGTGGGATTTGGAGGGATAGTCAAGACATTGATTGAAAGAGGATTTGTAGATTGGATAGTTACAACTGGAGCTAATGTATATCACGAAGATCATTTTGCATGGGGATTGCCAGTAAAACAAGGTAGTTTTGATGTAGATGACATGAAACTCTATGAAAATGAAATTGTTAGAATAAGAGATGTGTATATTAAATTTCATGAAACACTAGAAGCGCAAGATGAACTAGTTCAAAAAATGTTTGGAGATGATTTTCCAGACAAGCCATTCACTACGGCTGAATTTTGTAATTTGATGGGAAAGATTAGTAAAGAAAAGGCCAAACACCCCGAAAAAAGTTTCATTACAACCGCATATGACTATGATGTTCCAGTATACATTTCAACAATGAAAGACTCATCACTGGCATTAAATTTGGCAGTTCATAGATTGCGAGGTAAAATATACAACTTGGATTTTGTACGAGAGATTATCGAGCAGGCCGCAATTCTTCATGATTCAAAAAAATCAGGAATTTTGGAATTAGGTGGAGGAGTACCAAAAAACACAGCTCAGCAGACAGGTCCACTATTAGATCAAATTCTAAAAAGAGATGACGGGGGGCAAGATTACATTATTCAGATTACAGATGCACGTCCAGATACAGGAGGTCTTTCAGGAGCTACACTGCAAGAGGGTAAGAGTTGGGGGAAAGTTCAAGATGCACATAACGGAATGGTAACAGTTTATGCTGATGCCACAATAGCTTTTCCAATTCTTGCATTATACGTTCTTAGTAACCAAAAAACAAGAAAACCAAAAAGACTTTACAAAAAACTAGACAAATTATATGAAAAACTAAGTGAAAATTATTTCAAAAATCCAGATAACAAAATAAATAAATCAAAAAAGAAGAACTAG